In bacterium, the genomic window CCATTGTGAACAATTCGCAATGATTGAGGTGGATCCAACGGAAAACAAAATCGTGCAACGAAATGATTTAATCGCTCCGGCGCATGAGCCCGGCCTGTTGCCCAGATGGCTGGCGGAACGCGGCGCCGACCTGATCATCGCCGGCGGCATGGGGCAGCGGGCGCAGGGATTGTTTGCCGAACACGGCATCAAAGTGGTGATCGGCGCGCCTGCCGAGTCTCCTGAGGTTTTGGTGGCAGCCTATCTGGACGGTACGCTGCAATCGGGCGACAACCTCTGCGATCACTAAATCATCAACAGGAG contains:
- a CDS encoding ATPase, whose translation is MKIALPLANGKLAMHFGHCEQFAMIEVDPTENKIVQRNDLIAPAHEPGLLPRWLAERGADLIIAGGMGQRAQGLFAEHGIKVVIGAPAESPEVLVAAYLDGTLQSGDNLCDH